The proteins below are encoded in one region of Knoellia sp. S7-12:
- a CDS encoding ABC transporter ATP-binding protein, protein MTTHPALSVANLHVGFRSRRGLAPAVRGVSFDIARGETLALVGESGSGKSTTAAAVNRLLPDTAEISAGRIAVDGRDVAELAPRELQALRGAGIGLVPQDPMTNLNPVMRVGDQIAEALEVHGTSTTDARKRTVDLLEAVGIADAEQRSRQYPHEFSGGMRQRVLIAIGLACRPALLIADEPTSALDVTIQRRILDLLDELTGDLGTAVLLITHDLTLAAERADRVAVMQQGEIVEIGTAREVMHSPQHDYTKRLLAAIPGTTATPRPDLSSESPLDEARPSPLVEVRDLVKVFGGGHTAYTAVDGVSLAIPRGRTVSIVGESGSGKSTVANMLLGLEEPTSGEVLIGGQARATGRRALKAVRRQIQPVFQNPYASLDPRFTVGRSIAEPMAVHGIGTKQTRRARVGALLEQVALPAEVADRHPHQLSGGQRQRVAIARALSLEPALVVLDEAVSALDVLVQQQILELLARLQSELGLAYLFISHDLAVVRMISDEVHVMQHGRIVESGSPETLFSSPQVDYTRELLAAIPRGA, encoded by the coding sequence ATGACCACCCATCCCGCGCTGAGTGTCGCCAACCTGCACGTCGGCTTCCGGTCCCGACGCGGTCTGGCACCGGCCGTCCGTGGCGTCTCGTTCGACATCGCACGCGGCGAGACCCTCGCGCTGGTCGGCGAGTCCGGGTCGGGCAAGTCGACGACCGCCGCCGCCGTCAACCGGCTCCTGCCCGACACGGCCGAGATCAGTGCCGGCCGCATCGCGGTCGACGGCCGTGACGTCGCCGAGCTTGCGCCCCGGGAGCTGCAGGCCCTGCGCGGAGCGGGGATCGGGCTCGTCCCGCAGGACCCGATGACCAACCTCAACCCCGTCATGCGCGTCGGAGACCAGATCGCCGAGGCGCTCGAGGTCCACGGGACCTCGACCACCGATGCCCGCAAGCGCACTGTCGACCTGCTCGAGGCTGTCGGCATCGCTGACGCGGAGCAGCGGTCCCGGCAATACCCTCACGAGTTCTCCGGCGGCATGCGCCAGCGCGTTCTCATCGCGATCGGGCTGGCCTGCCGTCCGGCCCTGCTCATCGCCGACGAGCCGACCTCGGCCCTCGACGTGACGATCCAGCGCCGGATCCTGGACCTCCTCGACGAGCTCACCGGCGACCTGGGCACGGCGGTCCTGCTCATCACCCACGACCTCACCCTCGCTGCCGAGCGGGCCGATCGCGTCGCCGTGATGCAGCAGGGCGAGATCGTCGAGATCGGCACTGCTCGCGAGGTCATGCACTCTCCGCAGCACGACTACACGAAGCGCCTCCTCGCGGCCATCCCCGGCACGACGGCGACGCCTCGCCCCGACCTCAGCTCCGAGTCCCCCCTCGACGAGGCCAGGCCATCGCCCCTCGTGGAAGTACGCGACCTGGTGAAGGTCTTCGGAGGTGGGCACACGGCATACACCGCCGTTGATGGGGTGAGCCTCGCGATCCCTCGCGGCAGGACCGTCTCGATCGTCGGCGAATCGGGTTCCGGCAAGTCGACGGTCGCCAACATGCTGCTCGGGCTGGAGGAGCCGACATCGGGTGAGGTGCTCATCGGCGGCCAGGCGCGCGCCACGGGTCGTCGGGCCCTCAAGGCGGTGCGGCGCCAGATCCAGCCGGTGTTCCAGAACCCCTACGCGTCGCTCGATCCGCGCTTCACGGTCGGGCGCAGCATCGCCGAACCCATGGCCGTGCACGGGATCGGGACGAAGCAGACGCGACGGGCGCGCGTCGGCGCGCTGCTCGAACAGGTCGCACTGCCCGCCGAGGTCGCCGACCGGCACCCGCACCAGCTCTCCGGTGGGCAGCGACAGCGCGTCGCCATCGCCCGCGCCCTCTCACTCGAACCCGCCCTCGTCGTCCTCGACGAGGCGGTGTCGGCGCTCGACGTGCTCGTGCAGCAGCAGATCCTCGAGTTGCTCGCCCGGCTGCAGTCCGAGCTCGGGTTGGCCTATCTCTTCATCAGCCACGATCTCGCCGTCGTCCGGATGATCTCCGACGAGGTCCACGTCATGCAACACGGCAGGATCGTCGAATCCGGTTCTCCTGAGACGCTGTTCAGCTCACCCCAGGTGGACTACACCCGCGAGCTGCTCGCCGCCATCCCCAGGGGGGCGTGA
- a CDS encoding alpha/beta fold hydrolase, whose amino-acid sequence MTPPPTHLADLRGSTPPGAEAVALVLHGGGESGHDPMSWLKGPVVRMRPFAKAIERRADDRIAVVRLRNRHFGWNGDERTPLIDARWALDEIRGRYAGRPIALIGHSMGGRVITHLANEPDVTTVVGLAPWLTGRDPDFGRPGLRVLLMHGLDDRVTDPRRTEALSHRLRAQGADVTWRPVEGDGHAMLRHPLTWHREVAEFVTQSLLS is encoded by the coding sequence GTGACACCACCACCGACCCACCTCGCTGATCTGCGCGGGAGCACGCCTCCGGGCGCTGAAGCCGTGGCCCTCGTCCTGCACGGCGGAGGAGAGAGCGGTCATGACCCGATGTCGTGGCTCAAAGGACCGGTCGTGCGAATGCGCCCCTTTGCCAAGGCGATCGAGCGGCGGGCCGACGACCGCATCGCCGTCGTCCGGCTCAGGAACCGCCACTTCGGGTGGAACGGCGACGAGCGGACGCCACTCATCGATGCGCGCTGGGCTCTTGATGAGATCCGAGGCCGCTATGCCGGGCGGCCGATCGCGCTCATCGGTCACTCCATGGGCGGTCGGGTCATCACCCACCTCGCGAACGAGCCGGACGTGACGACCGTCGTCGGCCTCGCGCCCTGGCTCACGGGCAGGGACCCAGACTTCGGGCGCCCGGGTCTGCGCGTCCTGCTGATGCACGGGCTCGATGACCGGGTCACCGATCCACGCCGCACCGAGGCGCTGTCGCACCGGCTGCGCGCTCAGGGGGCCGACGTCACGTGGCGGCCGGTCGAGGGTGACGGGCATGCGATGCTGCGGCATCCGCTGACCTGGCACCGCGAGGTCGCCGAGTTCGTCACCCAGTCCCTGCTGAGTTAG
- a CDS encoding GNAT family N-acetyltransferase: MTTLRPATSADLPGISDVFWECWTRSYAAFAPARDLARLTRTDADRLWDGVLERGSTVIAVDESNVVTGVLRFEVDTDRLAVHSLYVHPEAQGQGLGGRLLDEAEVAAGDVAGSDLWLFTDNAAARTFYGRRGWLPDGASRVESAFGMPETRLTRTRPGRAAHVLVGRGVCIGDAEQPPAGAVVGSWSPDSTEGTRVWAAGSRDTAGGPMEVDTVHDLASVTKLVTTCALMALVSQGRLDLDCPISQHVPWSGEDPTVRQLLQHRAGLLPWQPFHHVARRSADVIALVPRLPRGGPVGSAFAYSDLSFITLGAVVEALTGHPLDVALSELVIHPLGLGLHYRPRFDAQGDDQAVAVSALDESWEERMIATGEPYPVHVEPDPALPVVVRRPGPIRGSVHDANAFHAMGGVSGHAGLFGTVPDLVGLGRAVLDTSHGLWGDDEVEEFTTPGPDALQGLGFRIKPLRHGRLAWHPGFTGTAVGVRLDAAPAVVAMCTNRHLHDGEPVPTDRLWERALQAELHDEPLSRSTHTDSHTGLDSDSDSDSSLPNRTEVPT, translated from the coding sequence GTGACGACGCTGCGACCTGCCACCTCTGCGGACCTGCCCGGCATCTCCGACGTCTTCTGGGAGTGTTGGACCCGCTCCTATGCCGCATTCGCACCGGCGCGCGATCTCGCTCGGCTCACACGGACGGATGCCGATCGTCTCTGGGACGGTGTGCTCGAGCGCGGCAGCACTGTGATCGCGGTCGACGAATCCAATGTCGTGACAGGAGTGCTGCGCTTCGAGGTCGACACCGACCGGCTGGCCGTGCACTCGCTCTATGTCCATCCCGAAGCCCAGGGTCAGGGACTCGGCGGCCGCCTGCTCGACGAAGCGGAGGTCGCGGCGGGCGACGTTGCTGGCTCTGACCTCTGGCTCTTCACCGACAACGCAGCTGCCCGGACGTTCTATGGCCGACGCGGCTGGCTGCCGGACGGCGCCTCGCGCGTCGAGAGCGCATTCGGTATGCCGGAGACTCGCCTCACGAGGACCCGTCCCGGACGTGCCGCGCACGTCCTTGTGGGCCGCGGGGTTTGTATCGGTGACGCCGAGCAGCCGCCCGCGGGAGCCGTCGTGGGGTCCTGGTCACCGGACTCGACTGAAGGGACGCGGGTGTGGGCGGCAGGGTCACGGGACACCGCGGGTGGGCCAATGGAGGTCGACACGGTTCACGACCTCGCGTCGGTGACGAAGCTGGTGACGACGTGCGCCCTCATGGCGCTCGTGTCCCAAGGCCGACTTGATCTGGATTGCCCGATCTCACAACATGTCCCGTGGTCGGGTGAGGACCCGACCGTTCGTCAGCTGCTGCAACACCGGGCCGGCCTTCTTCCTTGGCAGCCCTTCCACCACGTCGCTCGACGATCGGCCGATGTCATCGCCCTGGTGCCGCGTCTGCCGCGCGGCGGGCCGGTGGGTTCGGCCTTCGCCTACTCGGATCTGTCCTTCATCACTCTCGGGGCGGTCGTCGAGGCCCTCACCGGTCACCCGCTCGACGTCGCACTCAGTGAGCTGGTCATTCACCCTCTCGGGCTGGGGCTGCACTACCGGCCTCGGTTCGATGCGCAGGGCGATGACCAGGCCGTCGCCGTGTCGGCCCTGGACGAGTCCTGGGAGGAGCGGATGATCGCCACGGGCGAGCCCTATCCGGTTCACGTCGAGCCAGACCCCGCCCTGCCCGTGGTCGTGCGACGGCCCGGGCCCATCCGCGGCAGTGTCCACGACGCCAACGCCTTCCACGCCATGGGTGGCGTCTCCGGTCACGCCGGCCTGTTCGGGACGGTGCCTGACCTCGTGGGGCTGGGGCGGGCCGTGCTCGACACGAGCCACGGGCTCTGGGGCGACGACGAGGTCGAGGAGTTCACGACCCCGGGCCCAGACGCGTTGCAAGGCTTGGGGTTCCGCATCAAACCGCTCCGCCACGGGCGGCTCGCCTGGCACCCCGGCTTCACGGGAACGGCCGTCGGGGTCCGCCTCGACGCCGCGCCCGCAGTCGTCGCCATGTGCACGAACCGGCACCTGCATGACGGCGAACCGGTGCCAACGGATCGCCTGTGGGAACGCGCCCTCCAGGCCGAGCTCCACGATGAGCCGCTCTCTCGTTCCACGCACACGGACTCGCACACGGGCTTGGACTCGGACTCGGACTCGGACTCCAGTCTGCCGAACCGCACGGAGGTGCCCACATGA
- a CDS encoding MFS transporter produces the protein MDTTTAEATAADPTTDRTNETEVSERHTPISGRARTLALVSLLLASTMELIDVTIVNVALPTIERSLGASAAMLQWVVAAYPLAFGIALIAGARMGDRYGRKRLFIAGLVGFTFASAACGFAGNIELLVAFRAIQGIAAAAMVPQVLTSIQVMYAPSERGKAMGIFSGLAGLASVAGPILGAVLTDISGWRAVFLVNIPIGVVALIAALRFIPESRSEHPVSINVRSVLILAVGLLGVLYPLTMGHELGWPMWTYAVMAGGLLVLAVFLKSQRRVESGGAEPLVTTSLYAGRGFRGATLVGSLLFVVCAGYFLSTTLYLQIGLEWSVLKAGLVNIPFAITATLGAGTGAAVLLQRMGRQVLLMGAVVMAAGLGLLALVVSDATTTTSYWVFAATFAVVGLGFGFMVSSIAPLGLAKVEGRHAGSASGLFNTTTQLANAVGAAAIGTLFFQVASAQEGRVPVDLFRPAYLVVLVVAVALLGLVALSTRLIPADAHEFGDQG, from the coding sequence ATGGACACCACAACAGCCGAAGCCACGGCAGCAGACCCCACGACCGACCGGACCAACGAAACAGAGGTGAGCGAGCGGCATACCCCGATTTCTGGACGGGCGCGCACGCTCGCTCTCGTCAGCCTGCTCCTCGCCTCGACGATGGAGCTCATCGACGTCACCATCGTCAACGTCGCCCTCCCGACCATCGAGCGCTCCCTCGGTGCGAGCGCGGCGATGCTCCAGTGGGTCGTCGCGGCCTACCCGCTCGCGTTCGGCATCGCGCTCATCGCCGGTGCGCGGATGGGGGACCGCTACGGCCGCAAGCGCCTCTTCATCGCCGGGCTGGTCGGCTTCACCTTCGCGTCGGCAGCATGCGGATTCGCCGGCAACATCGAGCTGCTTGTCGCCTTCCGTGCCATCCAGGGCATCGCCGCAGCCGCGATGGTGCCGCAGGTCCTCACGAGCATCCAAGTGATGTATGCACCGTCCGAGCGTGGCAAGGCGATGGGCATCTTCTCCGGTCTGGCCGGTCTCGCCAGCGTCGCCGGCCCGATCCTCGGCGCCGTGCTCACCGACATCAGCGGATGGCGCGCGGTCTTCCTCGTCAACATCCCCATCGGTGTGGTCGCGCTCATCGCGGCACTGCGCTTCATCCCCGAGTCACGCTCCGAGCACCCCGTGAGCATCAACGTGCGCTCCGTCCTCATCCTCGCGGTCGGTCTGCTCGGTGTTCTCTACCCGTTGACCATGGGCCACGAGCTCGGTTGGCCCATGTGGACGTATGCCGTGATGGCCGGCGGTCTGCTCGTGCTCGCCGTCTTCCTGAAGTCCCAGCGTCGCGTCGAGTCGGGCGGCGCCGAGCCGCTCGTCACGACCTCGCTGTATGCCGGTCGCGGCTTCCGCGGTGCCACTCTCGTGGGCTCCTTGCTCTTCGTCGTCTGTGCCGGCTACTTCCTGTCGACCACGTTGTATCTCCAGATCGGGCTGGAGTGGTCGGTCCTCAAGGCGGGACTCGTCAACATCCCGTTCGCGATCACGGCGACGCTCGGCGCCGGCACCGGCGCAGCGGTTCTCCTGCAGCGCATGGGTCGGCAGGTGCTCCTCATGGGCGCCGTCGTCATGGCCGCCGGGCTCGGCCTCCTCGCCCTCGTGGTGAGCGATGCGACAACCACCACGAGCTACTGGGTGTTCGCCGCGACCTTCGCGGTCGTCGGCCTGGGCTTCGGGTTCATGGTCTCCTCCATCGCACCGCTGGGACTCGCCAAGGTCGAGGGCCGCCACGCGGGCTCGGCCTCGGGTCTGTTCAACACGACCACCCAGCTCGCGAATGCCGTCGGAGCTGCTGCCATCGGCACGCTGTTCTTCCAGGTGGCCAGCGCACAGGAGGGGCGCGTCCCCGTGGATCTGTTCCGGCCGGCATACCTCGTCGTCCTCGTCGTGGCCGTGGCACTGCTCGGGCTAGTGGCCCTGTCGACCCGGCTCATCCCGGCCGACGCCCACGAGTTCGGGGATCAAGGCTAG
- the dcd gene encoding dCTP deaminase, which yields MLLSDRDIKAEVDSQRVVLDPWDPEMIQPSSIDVRLDRYFRLFDNHKYPYIDPREDQPDLTRLIEVEPDEPFVLHPGEFVLGSIYETVTLPDDIAARVEGKSSLGRLGLLTHATAGFVDPGFSGHVTLELSNVATLPIKLWPGMKVGQLCFFRLSSPVENPYGSAKYGSHYQGQRGPTASRSFKNFHHTQV from the coding sequence GTGCTGCTCAGCGACAGAGACATCAAGGCCGAGGTCGACTCCCAAAGGGTCGTCCTCGATCCTTGGGATCCCGAGATGATCCAACCCAGCAGCATCGACGTGCGGCTCGACCGCTACTTCCGGTTGTTCGACAATCACAAGTACCCCTACATCGACCCGCGCGAGGACCAGCCCGACCTCACGCGCCTGATCGAGGTCGAGCCGGACGAGCCGTTCGTGCTGCACCCGGGCGAGTTCGTCCTGGGCTCGATCTACGAGACCGTGACCCTGCCCGACGACATCGCCGCGCGGGTCGAGGGCAAGTCCAGCCTGGGCCGACTCGGACTGCTCACCCACGCGACGGCTGGCTTCGTGGACCCGGGCTTCTCGGGGCACGTGACGCTCGAGCTGAGCAACGTCGCGACCCTGCCGATCAAGCTGTGGCCGGGGATGAAGGTCGGCCAGCTGTGCTTCTTCCGCCTCTCCAGCCCGGTCGAGAACCCCTATGGGTCAGCGAAATACGGCTCGCACTACCAGGGACAGCGGGGCCCAACGGCCAGCCGCTCGTTCAAGAACTTCCACCACACCCAGGTCTGA